In a single window of the Methanofollis ethanolicus genome:
- a CDS encoding putative ATP-dependent zinc protease gives MREVLAYLAAERDIAARFGLPAETILPLLFSLRFGGAWSYATEGGRSVSVVRKRTLWDERTKTGVTLEEVTLLLNPTVLSEEGAVSRLEKCGNEAERLIVTRPFRIRVRADRAVRVRVDPERSEIAAEEVTGLEFAYEGSTAFNVAHELEHLEKKGISGRRLWEMKVV, from the coding sequence ATGCGTGAGGTTCTCGCGTATCTTGCGGCTGAAAGGGACATTGCGGCGAGGTTCGGCCTCCCTGCCGAGACGATCCTGCCCCTCCTCTTCTCCCTGCGCTTCGGCGGGGCATGGAGTTACGCGACAGAGGGAGGGCGGTCCGTCTCTGTCGTCCGGAAAAGAACGCTCTGGGACGAGAGAACAAAGACCGGCGTCACTCTTGAAGAGGTCACCCTCCTGCTGAACCCCACTGTCCTCTCGGAAGAGGGGGCCGTCTCCCGCCTGGAGAAGTGTGGGAACGAGGCCGAGAGACTCATCGTGACACGGCCATTCAGGATCAGGGTCCGGGCCGACAGGGCGGTGCGGGTGCGTGTCGACCCGGAGAGGAGTGAGATCGCGGCCGAAGAGGTGACCGGGTTGGAGTTCGCCTACGAAGGGTCGACTGCGTTCAATGTGGCGCACGAGTTGGAGCACCTCGAAAAAAAAGGGATATCCGGCCGGCGTCTCTGGGAGATGAAGGTGGTGTGA
- a CDS encoding sulfurtransferase TusA family protein: protein MGVGEGATEEVRPARELDCVGLYCPVPIARTKEEIEKIGVGEVLKVEADDPAAEEDITRWAKRTGHEIVKFEKDEGILMFYIRRTK from the coding sequence ATGGGTGTTGGAGAAGGTGCGACCGAAGAGGTCAGGCCTGCCCGCGAACTCGACTGCGTCGGCCTCTACTGCCCGGTGCCGATCGCCCGCACGAAGGAGGAGATCGAGAAGATCGGGGTGGGCGAGGTCCTGAAGGTGGAGGCCGACGACCCGGCCGCGGAGGAGGACATCACGCGGTGGGCGAAGCGGACCGGCCATGAGATCGTGAAGTTCGAAAAAGACGAGGGGATTCTGATGTTTTATATCAGGAGGACGAAGTGA
- a CDS encoding DsrE family protein, translating into MAKILYVQTSGTDTPERLYAPFILGATAAAMGVEAAIFFMIKGITAVRRGEAEKIRIGAFPTLAEAMRQALDAGVKIYICEQSTQLLGVPRGDFIPEGTIAGGATLNDLALDADAVMTF; encoded by the coding sequence ATGGCAAAGATACTCTATGTCCAGACAAGTGGGACAGACACGCCGGAGAGGTTGTACGCCCCCTTTATCCTGGGGGCGACAGCCGCCGCGATGGGAGTGGAGGCGGCGATCTTCTTCATGATCAAGGGGATCACCGCGGTCAGGAGAGGAGAGGCCGAAAAGATCCGGATCGGGGCCTTCCCGACGCTTGCGGAGGCGATGCGGCAGGCGCTCGACGCGGGGGTGAAGATCTACATCTGCGAGCAGAGCACGCAGCTCCTCGGGGTTCCGAGGGGAGACTTCATCCCTGAAGGGACCATCGCCGGCGGTGCGACTCTCAATGACCTGGCCCTGGACGCCGACGCGGTGATGACCTTCTGA
- a CDS encoding pro-sigmaK processing inhibitor BofA family protein codes for MLGQILGIILAVIVAVLLYYFVKNVFALVINAVLGIIVLFLINLFNLMGLFGKPDIPIDIITILISALGGIIGVIIVVVLHLIGVPL; via the coding sequence ATGCTCGGACAGATCCTCGGTATTATCCTCGCCGTCATCGTCGCGGTGCTGCTGTACTACTTCGTCAAAAATGTCTTCGCCCTGGTCATCAACGCAGTCCTCGGCATTATCGTCCTCTTCCTGATCAACCTCTTCAACCTGATGGGGCTCTTTGGCAAGCCCGACATCCCGATAGACATCATCACGATCCTGATCAGCGCTCTCGGCGGCATTATCGGCGTGATCATCGTCGTCGTGCTCCATCTGATCGGCGTTCCCCTGTGA
- the hxlB gene encoding 6-phospho-3-hexuloisomerase: protein MPEGCYSIADLMLLMTDRIGETARVLDDTETSAFVDAILAAQRIYVVGAGRSGLVARAFAMRLMHLGMESYVVGETITPALQEGDLLVAFSGSGETHSIVEFCATAQALGGLVCLLTATPDSTLGRIAEIVVDLGVAAPPVPETPGQYEVRQLTGQYRSVSPEFAPFGTLFEMTSLIFSDAVLSALMELKHCSLDEIKGRISNIQ from the coding sequence ATGCCAGAGGGATGCTACAGTATCGCCGACCTCATGCTCCTCATGACCGACAGGATCGGCGAGACGGCGAGAGTTCTTGACGATACCGAGACGAGCGCGTTTGTCGACGCCATTCTTGCGGCACAGAGGATCTATGTGGTGGGTGCCGGGCGGTCCGGCCTTGTCGCCCGGGCATTTGCGATGCGGCTGATGCACCTCGGGATGGAGTCCTATGTGGTCGGGGAGACGATCACCCCGGCCCTGCAGGAGGGCGACCTCCTTGTCGCCTTCTCCGGGTCGGGGGAGACGCACTCGATCGTCGAGTTCTGCGCCACGGCGCAGGCCCTCGGCGGCCTGGTCTGCCTCCTTACTGCGACGCCCGACTCGACCCTCGGCCGGATCGCCGAGATCGTCGTGGACCTTGGCGTGGCAGCGCCGCCTGTTCCCGAGACTCCCGGACAATACGAGGTGCGGCAACTCACCGGACAGTACCGCTCCGTCTCTCCTGAATTCGCTCCCTTCGGGACGCTCTTCGAGATGACGTCCCTCATATTTTCTGATGCGGTCCTCTCGGCCCTGATGGAACTGAAGCACTGCAGTCTCGATGAGATCAAGGGAAGGATCTCGAATATCCAGTGA
- a CDS encoding ubiquitin-like small modifier protein 1: MNVRVRAFAQLREALGADRTMDVPAGATMNTLLALLGAESVQAKEALFEDNGDLKGHVILMRNGRRVPRSEVGAIALGEGDEVALFPPVAGG, translated from the coding sequence GTGAACGTTCGGGTCAGAGCATTTGCACAGTTGCGTGAGGCCCTCGGGGCCGACCGCACGATGGACGTCCCGGCGGGGGCGACGATGAATACCTTGCTCGCCCTGCTCGGGGCAGAGTCGGTGCAGGCAAAAGAGGCACTTTTCGAGGATAACGGCGACCTGAAAGGCCACGTGATCCTGATGAGGAATGGGAGACGGGTCCCGCGGTCTGAGGTAGGAGCCATCGCCCTCGGCGAGGGGGACGAGGTCGCCCTCTTCCCACCGGTCGCCGGAGGATGA
- the nifU gene encoding Fe-S cluster assembly scaffold protein NifU: protein MEDRPQIGYSKKVMEHFMNPRNVGDVENADGIGTVGNPVCGDLMQVSIRVENDVITEIKFKTFGCGSAIATASMVTEMAKGKHIDEALKITRQDVADELEGLPPVKMHCSNLAADALHEAIKDYRAKREGKKEAIEEPAR from the coding sequence ATGGAGGACAGGCCGCAGATCGGCTATTCGAAAAAGGTGATGGAGCATTTCATGAACCCCCGCAATGTCGGCGATGTCGAGAATGCCGACGGCATCGGGACGGTGGGAAACCCTGTTTGCGGGGACCTGATGCAGGTCTCGATCAGGGTGGAGAACGATGTGATCACCGAGATCAAGTTCAAGACCTTCGGCTGCGGGTCGGCGATCGCCACCGCGAGCATGGTCACCGAGATGGCGAAAGGGAAGCATATCGACGAGGCGCTGAAGATCACGCGGCAGGACGTCGCCGACGAACTCGAAGGCCTGCCGCCGGTGAAGATGCACTGCTCGAACCTGGCGGCCGACGCCCTGCACGAGGCGATCAAGGACTACCGTGCGAAGAGAGAGGGCAAAAAGGAGGCGATCGAAGAACCGGCACGCTGA
- a CDS encoding cysteine desulfurase family protein gives MVYLDHASSVPVDPRALAFAGRYLKEEYANPSSLYALGLSAKQAVEEARARVAALVHAETPSTIVFTGSATESNNLAVRGTALRNRKKGKSILVSAIEHVSVLNPARDLQKQGFDLGFVPVDRYGVVDLVFLEENLAPETTVVSVHYANDEIGTVEPIREAAAIVHEKGAYLHVNATAAAGRIPIDVQEDGIDLLTLSGNDLGGPRGAGALYIGPGVKVQTVMPGGGQEKGLRSGTENVFAIAGMGEAARIAAMEMEDEMAREKAIRDRLIEEVLTIEESYLTGHPDFRLPNHASFRFSRIEGESILLNLDTFFGIQVATGSACTSRTLEPSHVLIAIGLKHEEAHGSVVMSLGRSNSTEDVPLVGRAMKETVMRLRSISPL, from the coding sequence ATGGTCTATCTGGATCATGCGTCGTCTGTTCCTGTCGACCCCCGTGCCCTTGCCTTTGCCGGACGGTACCTGAAGGAGGAGTACGCCAACCCGTCGTCCCTGTATGCGCTCGGCCTTTCTGCGAAGCAGGCGGTGGAAGAGGCCCGGGCGCGGGTGGCGGCCCTGGTCCATGCCGAAACGCCGTCCACGATCGTCTTTACCGGCAGCGCCACCGAGTCCAATAATCTGGCGGTCAGGGGGACGGCCCTCAGGAACCGGAAAAAAGGAAAAAGCATCCTTGTCAGTGCTATCGAGCACGTCTCCGTCCTGAACCCGGCCAGGGACCTCCAGAAGCAGGGGTTCGACCTGGGTTTCGTGCCCGTGGACCGGTACGGGGTCGTCGACCTCGTTTTCCTGGAGGAGAACCTCGCGCCTGAGACGACCGTCGTCTCGGTCCATTATGCGAACGACGAGATCGGGACGGTGGAGCCGATCCGGGAGGCGGCCGCGATCGTGCACGAGAAGGGGGCGTACCTCCACGTCAACGCCACGGCGGCCGCGGGCCGGATACCGATCGACGTGCAGGAGGACGGGATCGACCTCCTCACCCTCTCGGGCAACGACCTCGGCGGACCGCGCGGTGCGGGGGCCCTCTATATCGGGCCGGGCGTGAAGGTCCAGACCGTGATGCCCGGCGGCGGCCAGGAGAAGGGCCTGCGGTCGGGGACCGAGAACGTGTTTGCGATCGCCGGGATGGGGGAAGCGGCACGCATTGCCGCCATGGAGATGGAGGACGAGATGGCACGGGAAAAGGCGATCCGGGACCGCCTGATCGAGGAGGTCCTGACGATCGAGGAGTCCTATCTCACCGGCCACCCTGACTTCCGCCTCCCCAACCACGCCAGTTTCAGGTTTTCGAGGATCGAGGGGGAGAGCATCCTCCTGAACCTGGACACCTTCTTCGGCATCCAGGTGGCGACCGGTTCGGCCTGCACCTCGCGGACGCTGGAGCCGTCCCATGTGCTCATCGCCATCGGCCTCAAGCACGAGGAGGCCCACGGCTCGGTGGTGATGAGCCTTGGGCGGTCGAACTCGACGGAGGACGTGCCTCTCGTCGGCCGGGCGATGAAGGAGACGGTGATGAGGCTGCGATCGATCTCTCCCCTGTAA
- a CDS encoding YcaO-related McrA-glycine thioamidation protein — MRLNSCKKAYRHETQRTVPPEETLQRVREKLPAAGITRVADITSLDRIGIPVFSSIRPTAGDGAISVYNGKGATPTEAEVSAMMEGIERYSAEMNSMLVLTGTYREMQREGNPVDPADLILPPYADPERCIPWVAGYDIAGDEEVLLPAHAVFHPVGREHGDLFRTNTNGIASGNTREEAIFHALMEVVERDAWSLVEVTRNTGPAVTGITDGMAGDLLAKFAAAGVEVHLKDITSDIGIPTMAAVADDVVLRDPALLTMGMGTHTNAGIAVLRALTEVAQSRLTQIHGAREDTDQADFRKKIGYERTKRLNKYWFTDDGEEEIDTVPSFDSDDFLTDIGHVVGRLREVGLDRVIVTDLTRAEIGMPVVRVVVPGLEVFAMDRERAGARCRHAGDHRLSRSES, encoded by the coding sequence ATGAGACTGAACTCCTGCAAAAAAGCCTACAGGCACGAGACCCAGAGAACGGTTCCGCCCGAGGAGACGCTTCAGAGGGTCAGGGAAAAACTCCCGGCCGCCGGGATCACGCGGGTCGCGGACATCACGAGCCTCGACCGCATCGGCATCCCGGTCTTCTCCAGCATCAGGCCGACGGCCGGGGACGGCGCCATCTCGGTGTACAACGGTAAAGGGGCGACGCCGACCGAGGCCGAGGTCTCCGCGATGATGGAGGGGATAGAGCGCTACTCGGCCGAGATGAACAGCATGCTGGTCCTGACCGGGACATACAGGGAGATGCAGAGGGAAGGCAACCCCGTCGACCCGGCAGACCTCATCCTCCCCCCGTACGCCGACCCGGAGAGGTGCATCCCCTGGGTTGCGGGCTATGACATCGCCGGCGACGAGGAGGTTCTCCTCCCGGCCCATGCCGTCTTTCACCCGGTCGGGCGCGAGCACGGCGACCTCTTCCGGACCAACACAAATGGCATCGCCTCAGGCAACACCCGCGAGGAGGCGATCTTCCACGCCCTCATGGAGGTCGTCGAGAGGGACGCCTGGTCCCTGGTCGAGGTGACCAGGAACACCGGTCCCGCGGTCACCGGCATCACGGACGGGATGGCGGGCGACCTCCTCGCAAAGTTTGCCGCCGCCGGCGTCGAGGTCCACCTCAAGGACATCACAAGCGACATCGGCATCCCGACAATGGCGGCAGTCGCCGACGACGTGGTGCTCAGGGACCCGGCCCTCCTGACGATGGGGATGGGTACCCACACGAACGCCGGCATCGCGGTGCTGCGGGCTCTCACCGAGGTGGCCCAGAGCCGCCTCACCCAGATCCACGGCGCACGGGAGGACACCGACCAGGCCGACTTCAGGAAGAAGATCGGCTACGAGAGGACGAAGAGGCTGAACAAATACTGGTTCACGGACGACGGCGAGGAGGAGATCGACACGGTCCCGTCCTTCGACTCAGACGATTTCCTCACCGACATCGGCCACGTCGTCGGCCGCCTCAGGGAGGTCGGGCTGGACCGGGTGATCGTCACCGACCTGACGCGGGCGGAGATAGGCATGCCTGTGGTACGGGTGGTCGTGCCCGGCCTCGAAGTCTTTGCAATGGACAGGGAGAGGGCAGGAGCGCGGTGCCGGCATGCCGGAGATCATCGTCTTTCTCGGTCCGAGTCTTGA
- a CDS encoding DUF3795 domain-containing protein, with the protein METDLITAVCGIICDECEHREECGGCDHVQGRPFWTAFVDTDTCPVYACCTGERHLPHCGECPELPCERFTRYKDPGMDEEEIRAVLEKMKARLLARRK; encoded by the coding sequence ATGGAGACAGATCTCATCACCGCGGTCTGCGGTATAATCTGCGACGAGTGCGAGCACAGGGAAGAATGCGGCGGATGCGACCACGTACAGGGGCGGCCCTTCTGGACGGCTTTTGTCGACACCGACACCTGTCCGGTGTATGCCTGCTGCACGGGCGAGCGACACCTCCCTCATTGCGGCGAATGCCCCGAACTCCCCTGCGAACGTTTCACGCGCTATAAGGATCCGGGAATGGACGAGGAGGAAATCAGGGCAGTACTGGAGAAGATGAAGGCGCGGCTCCTCGCCCGGAGAAAATAG
- a CDS encoding LEA type 2 family protein, which produces MKLAPALAILVITAFIAGCAGGPPLRPPEVTVTGIAVTGLTLESMDLEVILAVDNPNPVGATIQDVSVNVSYSKNGREVFLGSGRGEEISIPAYNTTEIVIPVTMDNLAMLSAAGTLALSGELEVTAEGTMTVDAGIISFDVPFGKTTTVSVRGR; this is translated from the coding sequence ATGAAACTCGCACCGGCCCTTGCCATCCTGGTGATCACAGCCTTCATCGCCGGGTGTGCCGGCGGGCCGCCCCTCAGGCCGCCCGAGGTCACGGTGACGGGTATCGCCGTCACCGGCCTCACCCTGGAGAGCATGGACCTGGAGGTCATCCTCGCCGTGGACAACCCGAACCCGGTGGGGGCGACGATCCAGGACGTGTCCGTGAATGTCTCCTACTCGAAGAACGGAAGAGAAGTGTTCCTCGGGTCAGGGAGAGGTGAAGAGATATCTATCCCGGCGTACAACACGACCGAGATCGTCATACCGGTCACCATGGACAATCTGGCCATGCTCTCCGCTGCCGGAACCCTGGCCCTCTCCGGGGAGCTGGAGGTAACGGCAGAGGGTACGATGACCGTCGATGCAGGCATCATCTCCTTCGACGTCCCCTTCGGGAAGACGACGACGGTCTCTGTCAGGGGGAGGTAG
- a CDS encoding TfuA-related McrA-glycine thioamidation protein, with protein MPEIIVFLGPSLDREEARAILDADFRPPAARGDIRKAADEGARIIGLIDGVFFQACSVAHREVLYALRKGARVLGASSMGALRAAELDSLGMEGVGEVYQAYRDGALVSDDEVALVFDPESGTPLSEPLVNIRWTIRKAEEEGVVNAAEGTALLESARALYFPERTYEAVCDGATAAIGEEKAGQFLAFARTDGVDRKREDAVLCLRRIREIAGQG; from the coding sequence ATGCCGGAGATCATCGTCTTTCTCGGTCCGAGTCTTGACAGGGAGGAGGCCCGCGCCATCCTTGACGCGGACTTTCGTCCCCCGGCCGCACGCGGCGACATCAGGAAGGCGGCCGACGAGGGGGCACGTATCATCGGCCTCATCGACGGGGTCTTCTTCCAGGCGTGCTCGGTCGCCCACAGAGAGGTGCTCTACGCCCTCCGCAAGGGAGCGAGGGTTCTCGGCGCGTCGAGCATGGGGGCCCTCAGGGCCGCGGAACTCGACAGCCTCGGCATGGAGGGAGTGGGCGAGGTCTACCAGGCATACAGGGACGGGGCCCTGGTCTCAGACGACGAGGTCGCCCTCGTCTTCGACCCGGAGAGCGGGACACCCCTCTCAGAGCCCCTGGTCAATATCAGGTGGACGATCAGGAAGGCTGAAGAGGAGGGCGTGGTCAACGCGGCGGAGGGCACGGCCCTCCTGGAATCAGCGCGGGCCCTCTATTTCCCCGAGCGGACATACGAGGCCGTCTGCGACGGCGCGACAGCGGCGATCGGTGAGGAAAAGGCAGGGCAATTCCTCGCCTTCGCCCGTACAGACGGCGTCGACAGGAAAAGGGAGGACGCAGTGCTCTGCCTCCGGCGGATCAGGGAGATCGCCGGGCAGGGCTAA